From the genome of Hathewaya histolytica, one region includes:
- the ispF gene encoding 2-C-methyl-D-erythritol 2,4-cyclodiphosphate synthase — protein MRVGLGYDVHKLVEGRDLIIGGVTIPYEKGLLGHSDADVLLHAISDAILGSAALGDIGTHFPDTDPRFKGISSMVLLKEVGNLIFEKGYKIGNIDATIIAQKPKMSPYIMNMRENIANALNISVDFVNVKATTEEGLGFTGNGDGISSQCICLLI, from the coding sequence ATGAGAGTTGGTTTAGGATATGATGTTCATAAACTCGTTGAAGGCAGAGACCTAATTATAGGAGGAGTAACCATTCCATATGAAAAAGGGTTGCTTGGACATTCAGATGCCGATGTACTTTTACATGCCATTTCAGATGCCATATTAGGTTCTGCTGCTCTTGGAGATATAGGAACACATTTTCCAGATACAGATCCAAGGTTCAAAGGAATCTCTAGCATGGTTCTTTTAAAAGAAGTCGGAAATCTAATCTTTGAAAAAGGTTATAAAATAGGCAATATAGATGCTACTATTATTGCACAAAAACCTAAAATGAGTCCTTATATTATGAATATGAGAGAAAACATAGCAAATGCTTTAAATATATCCGTAGATTTTGTAAATGTTAAAGCAACTACAGAGGAAGGTCTAGGTTTCACGGGAAATGGTGATGGGATATCTTCTCAATGTATCTGCCTTTTAATATAA
- a CDS encoding GntR family transcriptional regulator, whose protein sequence is MNIVISNSSDSPIYEQICNQFKIHILNGTLKESDALPSIRNLAKELNISVITTKRAYEELEKSGFIETVAGKGSYVATQNKELIKEQRIKSIESKLSEVIKEGKLIGLDLSDLCNILKLLYE, encoded by the coding sequence ATGAATATTGTAATTTCCAATTCTTCTGATAGTCCTATATATGAACAGATATGCAATCAGTTTAAAATACATATATTAAATGGGACTTTAAAAGAAAGTGATGCACTTCCTTCTATTAGAAACTTAGCAAAAGAGCTTAATATAAGTGTTATAACTACAAAAAGAGCTTATGAGGAATTAGAAAAGTCTGGGTTTATAGAGACAGTAGCGGGAAAGGGCAGTTATGTAGCCACTCAAAATAAAGAGCTTATTAAGGAACAAAGAATAAAGTCTATAGAAAGTAAGCTATCAGAGGTTATTAAAGAAGGTAAATTAATAGGACTTGATTTAAGTGACCTATGTAATATTTTGAAATTACTTTATGAATAA
- a CDS encoding ABC transporter ATP-binding protein yields MNDNRIIDINNLCKSYKNFSLDNISFSLDKGYVMGFIGANGAGKSTTIKLMMNIIKKDSGSIKLFGMDNLENEIEIKNRIGFVYDENFYFEDFTIQKMKDLIAPFYSKWDDEAFIRYTKDFDLDPEKKIRKLSKGMKTKFSLAMALSHNADLIIMDEPTAGLDPVFRREMLDILHYIMEDENKGIFFSTHITSDLDKIADYITFIDSGKIIFSKSKEEIDDTYYIIRGAKQLIDEHIKEILIGYKENSFGFEGLTKNSQIVREFLGDKVILEKASLEDIMIGYKRHKGR; encoded by the coding sequence TTGAACGATAACAGAATTATAGATATAAACAATTTATGTAAAAGTTATAAGAACTTTTCTTTAGATAATATAAGCTTTTCATTGGATAAGGGTTATGTAATGGGTTTTATTGGAGCCAATGGAGCAGGTAAGAGTACCACTATAAAATTAATGATGAATATTATAAAAAAGGATAGTGGAAGTATAAAATTATTTGGAATGGATAACTTGGAAAATGAAATAGAGATAAAGAATAGAATAGGTTTTGTATATGATGAGAATTTTTACTTTGAAGATTTTACTATTCAAAAGATGAAAGATCTCATAGCACCTTTTTATTCAAAGTGGGATGATGAAGCTTTTATTAGATACACTAAGGATTTTGATTTAGATCCTGAAAAAAAGATAAGGAAGCTGTCTAAGGGAATGAAAACTAAATTTTCTCTTGCCATGGCATTATCTCATAATGCAGATTTAATTATTATGGACGAGCCAACAGCAGGATTAGATCCTGTATTTAGAAGAGAGATGTTAGACATATTACATTATATTATGGAGGATGAGAATAAAGGAATATTTTTCTCTACACATATAACTAGCGATTTAGATAAGATTGCAGATTATATAACTTTTATAGATAGTGGTAAGATAATATTTTCAAAATCAAAGGAAGAAATAGATGATACTTACTATATTATAAGGGGTGCAAAGCAGCTTATAGATGAACATATAAAGGAAATTTTAATTGGATATAAAGAAAATTCTTTTGGATTTGAAGGTTTAACTAAGAATTCCCAAATTGTAAGAGAATTTTTAGGTGATAAAGTAATTTTAGAGAAAGCATCTTTAGAGGATATAATGATAGGATATAAAAGACATAAAGGGAGATAA
- a CDS encoding ABC-2 transporter permease produces the protein MIYKLLFSDIKIIKKHFLWIYGMALFIMFFNINTMNYKFPLMYFTIYCFLLLFENSYMYSYKNNNNNSLLYKVIPVKDSEVVITKYILGLINLIIAYFISFISLSVIVTFTKNKVLINSLELSLAITILNLMFSSLILPVHIYGKNFFLGFLSYMFMGGVIGGLSSSSYNLGKVGKFVVSTINTFGNRKHIVILIIIVATLILYGLSYLIALNLYKRRYIN, from the coding sequence ATGATTTATAAACTCTTGTTTAGTGATATTAAGATTATAAAAAAGCATTTTTTATGGATATATGGTATGGCACTTTTTATAATGTTTTTCAATATAAACACTATGAATTATAAATTTCCGCTTATGTATTTCACTATATATTGTTTTTTACTTCTATTTGAAAATTCTTATATGTATAGCTATAAAAATAACAATAATAATAGCCTTTTATACAAGGTTATACCTGTTAAAGATAGTGAAGTAGTTATAACTAAGTATATACTAGGACTTATAAACTTGATAATTGCATATTTTATTTCTTTCATATCATTGTCTGTTATTGTAACTTTTACTAAAAATAAAGTTCTGATTAACAGCTTAGAACTTTCTTTAGCAATTACTATATTAAATTTAATGTTTTCATCTCTTATATTACCTGTTCATATTTATGGAAAAAACTTTTTTCTTGGTTTTTTATCATATATGTTTATGGGGGGGGTTATAGGGGGACTAAGTTCGAGTTCTTATAATCTTGGTAAAGTAGGTAAGTTTGTAGTTAGTACTATAAATACATTCGGCAATAGAAAACATATTGTAATTTTAATAATTATAGTAGCAACACTTATTTTATATGGTTTATCTTATCTAATAGCTTTAAATTTATATAAAAGAAGATATATAAACTAA
- a CDS encoding ABC-2 transporter permease, with the protein MDISTKHLIKINFNHFTNINSSFVLLYVLLVLGLKYSKSATSLYYGLYNSSFVLLTYAYLNANELKNEFENILCSIPIHRKSIVKSKYLTSLILVFLYSVASFLLYYVFNILGIGERGGNLYSFDHFISTIVVPLIFLSIYLPINLYLGREKLVIFNTIIPVIIMLSPMFIKSFKVYYLFNYIINKYRLYVDNFWLNSIVSVFSVAIFYMSFTIGNYVYINKDV; encoded by the coding sequence ATGGATATAAGTACAAAACATTTAATTAAGATTAATTTTAATCATTTTACAAATATTAATTCATCTTTTGTTTTATTATATGTACTTTTAGTTTTAGGTTTGAAATATTCAAAATCAGCAACTTCTTTATATTATGGATTGTATAATAGTTCTTTTGTCTTACTTACATATGCTTATTTAAATGCTAATGAACTTAAAAATGAATTTGAAAATATTCTATGTAGCATACCTATACATAGGAAGAGTATAGTGAAGAGCAAGTATCTAACTTCATTAATATTAGTATTCCTTTATTCTGTAGCATCTTTTTTGTTATATTATGTTTTTAATATATTAGGTATAGGAGAAAGAGGAGGTAATTTATATAGTTTTGATCATTTCATAAGCACCATAGTAGTGCCACTGATATTTTTAAGTATTTATCTTCCTATAAATTTATATTTAGGTAGAGAGAAATTAGTAATTTTTAATACTATAATACCTGTTATTATTATGCTATCGCCAATGTTTATTAAAAGTTTTAAAGTTTATTATCTATTTAATTATATTATAAATAAGTATAGATTATATGTAGATAATTTCTGGCTTAACAGTATAGTTTCCGTATTTTCCGTAGCTATTTTTTATATGTCCTTTACTATAGGAAATTACGTTTATATAAATAAAGATGTTTAA
- a CDS encoding ABC transporter ATP-binding protein, whose translation MIDVKDLKKTFKNVEAVKGVSFEVKKGEIVGLLGENGAGKTTTLRMLATMLKPTSGDAIINSHSIIKEPSKVRGKIGILFGGEIGLYDRLTAKENIQYFGELNGMTKEDIDSSIKDLTEVLDMGEYIDRRVGKFSRGMKQKVAIARSIVHRPTVMLFDEPTTGLDVTSSKIVQNFILKCKEDNKAIVFSSHSMQEVEKLCDRVVIIHKGQVVESGTIQYLKDKYNNEDMEEIFMQLVGEK comes from the coding sequence ATGATAGATGTTAAGGATTTAAAAAAGACGTTTAAAAATGTAGAAGCTGTAAAAGGTGTTAGTTTTGAAGTAAAAAAAGGAGAAATCGTAGGACTGCTTGGGGAGAATGGAGCTGGAAAGACCACAACTTTGAGAATGCTTGCAACCATGCTTAAACCTACAAGTGGAGATGCTATTATAAACTCTCACAGTATTATAAAAGAACCTTCAAAAGTTAGGGGGAAAATAGGAATACTTTTCGGTGGAGAAATAGGTCTATATGATAGGTTAACAGCAAAGGAGAACATTCAGTATTTTGGAGAATTAAATGGCATGACAAAAGAAGATATAGATAGTAGTATAAAGGATTTAACAGAAGTGCTTGATATGGGTGAATATATAGATAGAAGAGTTGGTAAATTTTCAAGAGGTATGAAACAAAAAGTTGCCATAGCGCGTTCTATAGTTCACAGACCAACAGTTATGCTTTTTGATGAACCAACTACAGGACTTGATGTTACTTCAAGCAAGATAGTACAAAACTTTATATTAAAATGTAAAGAAGACAATAAGGCCATAGTATTTTCAAGTCATAGTATGCAAGAAGTAGAAAAGTTATGTGATAGGGTAGTGATAATTCACAAGGGACAAGTTGTGGAATCCGGAACTATCCAATATTTAAAAGATAAATACAATAATGAAGATATGGAAGAAATATTTATGCAATTGGTAGGTGAGAAATAA
- a CDS encoding ABC transporter permease: protein MNITGIVFKKELKDMFRDKKTIIIGILLPLLIYPVLFGVMGKGMKSQVEEVEKGMKVALVDKGNSEFGKFLKSQKNIVIVNTNKAEEEVKDGKLLLYIDIPENIDKNILEEKKANINITYDNSSTKSNTAMSMINEYIEQYSKTIVGNRLSKRNIDNSILTPINLVKKTTEKESDGLGKLMLSIMIPMMLVMFAATGPIASATDLGAGEKERGTLEPLLTTQASRMSLLWGKFLAITVMGGITSLAFMGGLMISMQTSPEMFGGGGGISISPLALIIMGILTIALTMVFGALSLAISIYARSFKEAQTYLTPLSFVGMAGFATYAIDAKNVSMLFLNIPVLNITAILKELTLGVFNFTHIVIVLVWTLVYIVGSLLFARYMFSKESVIFRT, encoded by the coding sequence ATGAATATTACAGGAATCGTATTTAAAAAAGAATTAAAAGACATGTTTAGAGATAAGAAGACTATTATAATAGGTATTTTATTACCACTTCTTATTTATCCAGTTTTATTTGGGGTAATGGGTAAGGGAATGAAAAGTCAAGTAGAAGAAGTTGAAAAAGGCATGAAAGTTGCTTTAGTAGATAAGGGTAATAGTGAGTTCGGTAAGTTTTTAAAATCTCAAAAAAATATAGTTATAGTTAACACTAATAAAGCAGAAGAAGAAGTTAAGGATGGAAAATTATTATTATATATAGATATTCCAGAAAATATAGATAAGAATATATTAGAAGAGAAAAAAGCTAATATAAATATAACTTATGATAATAGTAGCACAAAATCAAATACTGCAATGAGTATGATAAATGAGTATATAGAGCAATATTCAAAAACTATAGTAGGAAACAGACTTTCGAAAAGAAATATAGATAACAGTATACTAACACCTATAAATTTAGTTAAGAAAACTACAGAAAAAGAAAGTGATGGACTTGGAAAGTTAATGCTTTCTATTATGATACCTATGATGCTTGTTATGTTTGCTGCTACAGGACCTATAGCATCAGCAACAGATTTAGGTGCTGGGGAAAAAGAAAGAGGAACATTAGAACCATTATTAACTACACAAGCAAGTAGAATGTCACTTTTATGGGGAAAATTTTTAGCAATAACTGTTATGGGGGGCATTACAAGTCTAGCATTTATGGGTGGATTAATGATTTCAATGCAGACTTCACCAGAAATGTTTGGTGGAGGTGGAGGTATAAGTATATCACCTTTAGCTCTAATTATAATGGGAATCCTAACTATAGCTTTAACTATGGTATTTGGAGCACTGTCACTAGCTATAAGTATATATGCAAGATCATTTAAGGAAGCTCAAACTTATTTAACCCCATTAAGTTTTGTTGGAATGGCAGGGTTCGCAACATATGCAATTGATGCTAAAAATGTATCTATGTTATTTTTAAATATTCCAGTTTTAAATATAACAGCTATATTAAAAGAGCTTACATTGGGAGTATTTAATTTCACACATATAGTAATAGTACTAGTCTGGACCTTAGTATATATAGTCGGATCACTATTGTTTGCAAGATATATGTTTAGTAAAGAATCAGTAATATTTAGAACATAA
- a CDS encoding anti-sigma-I factor RsgI family protein, whose amino-acid sequence MRKVGKVLNIENDKVYIVTKENEFCVLKKNHITPVKGEPYGGEIYKKPSPLKKLALILGIFLFLVFLVEGFLYFRTQTTLIVDMGSSFKVNINNLGVIIKVEGNNSIGRNVIKNNNLKFKNLDEGLTKLLTDSIKLNYIGTSSSKTNQITIFVIEGPKKFQPRYDNFKNAAKNKDIKITINNDGKGTIE is encoded by the coding sequence TTGCGAAAAGTAGGAAAAGTATTGAATATAGAGAATGATAAGGTCTATATAGTTACTAAGGAAAATGAGTTTTGTGTATTAAAAAAAAATCACATAACCCCTGTAAAAGGAGAACCTTATGGTGGGGAAATCTATAAAAAACCTTCTCCATTAAAAAAATTAGCTTTAATACTTGGTATATTTTTATTTTTAGTTTTTTTAGTTGAAGGCTTTTTATATTTTAGAACTCAGACTACTTTAATTGTAGATATGGGTTCCTCTTTTAAGGTAAATATAAATAATTTAGGTGTTATTATTAAAGTTGAAGGTAATAATTCCATTGGAAGAAATGTTATTAAAAACAATAACTTAAAATTCAAAAACTTAGATGAAGGTCTTACCAAGTTGCTAACTGATAGTATAAAATTAAATTATATTGGTACTTCTTCTTCAAAAACTAACCAAATTACAATATTCGTAATTGAAGGACCAAAAAAGTTCCAACCTAGATATGATAATTTCAAAAATGCAGCTAAAAATAAAGATATTAAGATAACTATAAATAATGATGGTAAAGGTACAATTGAATAA
- a CDS encoding BMP family ABC transporter substrate-binding protein codes for MKKLLTFALAAIMAFSLFLTGCAGSGDKKQEAGKDGGTANKEKLKVVCLLNGNLGDKSFFDSANNGMNLIKEKLGYEVKTIEMGYDKTKWKPTLQDVSDQDYDVIVVGTWEMKENLEEVAPQYKDKKYIIFDTSVDYSKGDLSNVYSIEYKQNEGSFIAGALASKVTTSKMPFANPEKKIGFLGGMDTPIINDFLVGYIQGAKYIDKDVKVAISYIGDFENSAKGKEMALAQYNQGVDIGFNVAGQAGLGQLDAAKDSKKYAIGVDSDQAMLFKDKDAAKAELIPTSLLKRVDNSLLRALELMKDNKLEYGKKEVLGLKEKAMEVVENEFYNKLISEDLRKEMKTIEDKIVKGEIKVDTAYGMKTDDLNKLRNSVK; via the coding sequence ATGAAAAAACTATTAACCTTCGCTCTTGCTGCAATTATGGCCTTTTCTTTATTTTTAACAGGTTGTGCTGGCAGTGGCGATAAGAAACAAGAAGCAGGCAAAGATGGTGGTACTGCTAATAAAGAAAAGCTTAAAGTAGTTTGTTTACTTAATGGTAACCTAGGAGATAAATCTTTCTTTGATTCAGCTAATAATGGAATGAACCTAATTAAAGAAAAGTTAGGTTATGAAGTTAAGACAATTGAAATGGGTTATGACAAAACTAAGTGGAAACCAACACTACAAGACGTTTCAGATCAAGATTACGATGTAATAGTAGTTGGTACTTGGGAAATGAAAGAGAACTTAGAAGAAGTTGCTCCACAATACAAGGATAAAAAGTATATAATATTCGATACATCAGTAGATTATAGCAAAGGTGATTTATCAAATGTTTATTCTATAGAATATAAGCAAAATGAAGGTTCATTTATAGCTGGTGCTTTAGCATCTAAAGTGACTACTTCTAAAATGCCATTTGCAAATCCAGAAAAGAAAATTGGTTTCTTAGGTGGAATGGATACACCAATTATCAATGATTTCTTAGTAGGATATATTCAAGGTGCAAAATATATAGATAAAGACGTAAAAGTTGCTATTTCTTATATAGGTGACTTTGAAAACTCTGCAAAGGGTAAAGAAATGGCTTTAGCTCAATACAACCAAGGTGTTGATATTGGATTTAATGTTGCAGGTCAAGCAGGGTTAGGACAGTTAGATGCTGCTAAAGATTCTAAAAAATATGCTATAGGTGTGGATTCAGACCAAGCAATGTTATTTAAAGATAAGGATGCAGCAAAAGCTGAGTTAATTCCAACATCTTTATTAAAAAGGGTAGATAATTCTTTATTAAGAGCTTTAGAATTAATGAAAGATAATAAATTAGAGTATGGTAAGAAAGAAGTTTTAGGATTAAAAGAAAAAGCTATGGAAGTAGTTGAAAATGAATTTTACAATAAATTAATATCAGAAGATCTTAGAAAAGAAATGAAGACAATCGAAGATAAGATTGTTAAAGGTGAAATCAAAGTTGATACTGCTTATGGTATGAAAACAGATGATTTAAACAAATTAAGAAACTCTGTTAAATAA
- a CDS encoding ABC transporter ATP-binding protein, with protein MGKELLEMKNITKVYPNGIVANNGINFSIREGEIHALMGENGAGKSTLMKILFGIEQAEEGEIFLRGEKINITSPNIAIKYGIGMVHQHFMLVPSLTVAENMVLGVEPKKGVSIDLDKAIRMTEELSKKYNLKVDPRAKVEDLPVGIKQKVEILKALLRGAKILILDEPTAVLTPQETQELFEELINLKKQGHTMIFISHKLKEIKQICDRITIMRNGKYMGVHDVTQISEQDISRLMVGRDVVLKIDKEKAKPKDVVLNVDGVSYYDETNKKVLNKASFSVRSGEILGVAGVEGNGQRELVESITGMRKYDEGKISITGTEISDLSIKKIRELGTSHIPEDRMTYGVAGNVSIEQNLISDKYDSKELNGGLLLKIHKIKELAEKLVKDYKVKCNSPKQGVGRLSGGNIQKVVVAREFSSNPKFIIANQPTRGVDVGAAEFIRRKLVELRDNGTGVMLVSADLNEVLELSDSLIVMYGGEITAYFEDASKVTEEELGFYMLGVKKQSPEEIRRAIYAK; from the coding sequence ATGGGAAAAGAATTATTGGAAATGAAGAATATAACCAAAGTTTATCCCAATGGAATAGTTGCCAATAACGGAATTAATTTTTCAATTAGAGAAGGAGAAATCCATGCCCTTATGGGGGAGAATGGAGCAGGTAAGTCCACTCTAATGAAAATTTTATTTGGTATTGAGCAGGCTGAAGAGGGAGAAATTTTCTTAAGGGGAGAAAAGATTAATATTACTTCTCCAAATATAGCTATTAAATATGGAATAGGAATGGTTCACCAACATTTTATGCTAGTACCATCTTTAACAGTAGCAGAAAATATGGTTTTAGGTGTAGAGCCTAAAAAAGGTGTGTCAATTGATTTAGATAAAGCTATTAGGATGACAGAAGAACTTTCTAAAAAATACAATTTAAAAGTAGATCCAAGAGCTAAGGTAGAAGATTTGCCAGTTGGAATAAAACAAAAAGTTGAAATTTTAAAAGCACTTTTAAGAGGGGCTAAGATATTAATATTAGATGAACCTACAGCTGTTCTAACTCCTCAAGAAACACAGGAATTATTTGAAGAACTAATTAATTTAAAGAAACAAGGACATACAATGATATTTATATCTCACAAGTTAAAAGAGATAAAGCAGATATGTGACAGAATTACAATTATGAGAAATGGTAAATACATGGGTGTTCATGATGTAACTCAGATTTCAGAACAAGATATTTCAAGATTAATGGTTGGAAGAGACGTAGTTTTGAAGATTGATAAGGAAAAAGCTAAACCTAAAGATGTGGTTTTAAATGTAGATGGTGTATCTTATTATGATGAGACGAACAAGAAGGTTTTAAATAAGGCTTCTTTTAGTGTACGTAGTGGAGAGATTCTTGGAGTAGCAGGAGTGGAAGGTAATGGACAAAGAGAGTTAGTTGAGAGCATTACCGGAATGAGAAAATATGATGAGGGAAAAATAAGTATTACAGGTACTGAAATAAGTGATTTAAGTATTAAGAAAATACGTGAACTTGGAACATCACATATTCCTGAAGACAGAATGACTTATGGAGTTGCAGGAAATGTTAGCATAGAACAAAATTTAATTTCAGATAAATATGATTCTAAGGAATTAAATGGAGGTTTACTTTTAAAGATACATAAAATTAAAGAATTAGCAGAAAAGCTAGTTAAAGATTACAAAGTTAAGTGTAATTCACCAAAGCAAGGAGTAGGAAGACTATCAGGAGGTAACATACAAAAGGTTGTTGTTGCTAGAGAGTTTTCATCTAATCCTAAGTTCATAATAGCGAACCAACCAACAAGAGGTGTAGACGTTGGGGCAGCTGAATTTATAAGAAGAAAATTAGTTGAGTTAAGGGATAATGGAACTGGTGTTATGCTGGTTTCTGCAGACTTAAACGAAGTACTAGAATTAAGTGATAGCTTAATCGTAATGTATGGTGGAGAAATTACTGCATACTTTGAAGATGCATCTAAGGTAACAGAAGAAGAATTAGGATTCTATATGTTAGGTGTAAAGAAGCAATCTCCAGAAGAGATTAGGAGGGCTATTTATGCAAAATAA
- a CDS encoding ABC transporter permease: MQNKNVKYEIVRTLVAIGLSLLLAFILIFAVSKQPVVAINKFLLGPLKSVRHFSNVLEMAIPLIFTGLAVSIMYQAKQFNLGAEGAFFIGGIGASIIAIQFKLPIVAHPIVAILFGAILGAVAGLIPAILKAKYKATELVSSLMLNYVLFYIGIYIINNVLRDPNAGSMASVKFNRTAQLTSNLIPKTRLHTGLFIVILMVIVCYFFIYRTKWGYEIRMTGENERFARYSGVNTFKVILLSQVIGGAIAGMGGATEVLGMYSRFQWQSLPGYGWDGVIVAILARNNPLLVPIGAVFLAYLRVGADLMNRMTDVQSEVIAIIQGIMIMLIAAERFLAYWKHKRIYKNAKSSVAGNTATTIKEKGEH, from the coding sequence ATGCAAAATAAAAATGTTAAATATGAAATAGTTAGAACCTTAGTAGCTATAGGATTATCACTATTATTAGCATTTATCTTAATATTTGCTGTAAGTAAACAACCAGTAGTAGCTATTAATAAGTTTTTACTAGGGCCGTTAAAAAGTGTAAGGCATTTTAGTAACGTACTTGAGATGGCCATACCATTGATATTTACAGGGCTTGCTGTAAGTATTATGTATCAAGCAAAACAATTTAACCTTGGTGCAGAGGGTGCCTTCTTTATAGGTGGTATAGGAGCATCTATTATAGCTATACAGTTTAAATTACCGATAGTGGCTCATCCAATAGTTGCCATATTATTTGGAGCAATTCTTGGTGCTGTAGCAGGATTGATACCGGCTATACTAAAGGCTAAATACAAAGCCACAGAGCTTGTATCTTCGTTAATGTTAAACTATGTTTTATTCTATATAGGTATATACATAATCAATAATGTTTTAAGAGATCCAAATGCAGGGTCAATGGCTTCTGTTAAATTTAATAGAACAGCCCAGCTTACAAGTAATTTAATACCTAAAACAAGACTTCATACAGGATTATTTATAGTTATATTAATGGTTATCGTATGTTACTTCTTCATTTATAGAACTAAATGGGGATATGAAATAAGAATGACTGGTGAAAATGAAAGATTTGCTAGATATTCAGGAGTAAATACATTTAAAGTTATTTTATTATCACAAGTAATTGGTGGTGCTATTGCAGGTATGGGTGGTGCTACAGAAGTTCTTGGAATGTATTCAAGATTCCAGTGGCAATCATTACCAGGATACGGCTGGGACGGTGTAATAGTAGCAATCCTTGCTAGAAACAATCCATTACTTGTACCGATTGGTGCTGTATTCTTAGCTTACCTAAGAGTTGGTGCTGACTTAATGAATAGAATGACAGATGTTCAATCAGAAGTTATAGCAATTATACAAGGAATTATGATTATGCTTATAGCAGCAGAAAGATTCCTAGCTTATTGGAAACATAAAAGGATATACAAAAATGCTAAAAGTAGTGTAGCTGGAAATACAGCAACTACAATAAAGGAAAAGGGGGAACACTAA
- a CDS encoding ABC transporter permease: protein MKEFFNIIFSVGFGYAILRVTTPILFAALGALISDKAGVINIALEGIMLISALTGVVFSALTGNVWIGLLAAVVIGGLIGIFLAYFSLNLKTDIILAGIALNLMASGGTIFFLYLIAKDKGISTSLKSGVLPKLTIPLINKIPVLGPILSGHNVLTYVSLIAVGVVAYVLYKTPLGLRIRSVGENPDAAASVGVNVVKTKYIALALSGVLAGFGGAYMSMGYVSWFSKNMTAGRGFIALAAEAMGAGTPLGTFLTSLLFGCADALSNSLQSLKIPSEFVQMIPYLATIIGLVVYSTRKTSKGKKIRREN from the coding sequence ATGAAAGAGTTTTTTAATATAATTTTTTCTGTTGGCTTTGGATATGCTATCTTAAGAGTTACAACCCCCATATTATTTGCAGCATTAGGTGCTTTAATATCAGATAAAGCAGGAGTTATAAACATAGCTCTAGAGGGTATAATGCTTATTTCAGCATTAACAGGTGTTGTATTTAGTGCATTAACAGGAAATGTATGGATAGGTCTTTTAGCAGCAGTAGTAATAGGTGGATTAATAGGTATATTCCTTGCTTATTTCTCACTGAACTTAAAGACAGATATTATTCTTGCAGGTATTGCCCTTAACTTAATGGCAAGTGGAGGAACAATATTCTTCCTATACTTAATTGCAAAAGATAAAGGTATATCAACATCATTAAAAAGTGGAGTACTTCCAAAACTTACAATACCTTTAATAAATAAAATACCAGTTTTAGGACCAATACTATCAGGTCACAATGTACTAACTTATGTATCATTAATAGCAGTAGGGGTTGTTGCTTATGTCTTATACAAAACACCATTAGGACTTAGAATAAGATCTGTTGGTGAAAATCCAGATGCGGCAGCTTCAGTAGGTGTAAATGTTGTAAAAACAAAATACATAGCACTTGCATTAAGTGGTGTTTTAGCGGGATTCGGTGGAGCATACATGTCTATGGGATATGTATCATGGTTCTCAAAAAACATGACTGCAGGAAGAGGATTTATAGCTTTAGCAGCTGAAGCCATGGGAGCGGGAACTCCACTTGGAACATTTTTAACATCCTTATTGTTTGGTTGTGCAGATGCACTTTCAAACTCATTACAATCTTTAAAAATACCATCAGAATTTGTTCAGATGATACCATATTTAGCAACAATTATAGGACTTGTTGTGTATTCAACTAGAAAGACATCAAAAGGAAAGAAAATCAGGAGGGAAAACTAA